In a single window of the Terriglobus roseus genome:
- a CDS encoding xanthine dehydrogenase family protein molybdopterin-binding subunit produces the protein MPYARPHTGGGLMETNMVEQQQTQTKQNNMQDKQPQGQGQGQAQPAPQRPAQGNQPPSPPLVRDSNVIGVATPRIEGPLKTTGSAKYSSDFHFPDLLQAWPVCATVASGTIENIDTSTVSKMPGVVAVYTHENIGPLYRIAPGAGTLNEKRPPLEDNTVYYYGQYVAVVVAQTLEQARAAAEATKVTYKKTPHDISETLIGTKLSTPEKRTVSKRGDTAAAFAAAPVKHDAVYRLAGETHNPIELHASLAVYKDGKFTLYETTQGVMNHRSVMASMLGVPKENVQVITRFLGSGFGGKGWPWPQAFLAAACARNLGRPVKLVVSRSMMFQSVGHRPVVEQHIQLAASTDGKLTVVGQDWVNHTSMTDEYNENCGEATSFMYSCPNVLVTGAQARRNVGTPGPMRGPGAVPGIYGIESAMDELAIKLKMDPVALRLLNEPSIDEESKRPFSSRHLKECLTVGAEKFGWAKRNPAIGSMKNADGTIIGWGMAAASWIAVRFETEASVQLRRDGTARVVCGTQDIGTGTYTVIAQLVSHETSLPLDKIEVVIGDSSLPPGPLSGGSAVTASVVPAVLQAAQNAVRALLSVAPSLPNSPFKGKQAAELEMHDGTVRIKGQAGTSLSTGQIVQNARLESVNGDGKSGPSFGPGFQDASFHSFGAQFVEVTWRPEIAQLRVSRVVSVMDVGKIMNPTTARNQVEGAIVMGVGMALLEGNEYDQRSGAPINSNLADYIVPVNADCPKIDVTFVEYPDYKLNPAGARGVGEIGLAGVAPAIASAIHHATGTRVRHLPIRIEDLLTTA, from the coding sequence TTGCCTTACGCACGCCCTCACACAGGCGGTGGCCTGATGGAGACGAACATGGTCGAGCAGCAGCAGACGCAGACTAAGCAGAACAACATGCAGGACAAGCAGCCCCAAGGGCAAGGCCAGGGGCAGGCACAACCGGCTCCGCAGCGTCCGGCACAGGGCAATCAACCGCCGTCACCTCCTTTGGTGCGTGACAGCAATGTGATCGGCGTTGCGACACCTCGCATCGAGGGACCACTCAAGACGACGGGCTCAGCGAAGTATTCGTCTGACTTCCACTTTCCGGACCTGCTGCAGGCATGGCCTGTCTGCGCAACGGTCGCAAGCGGCACCATCGAGAACATCGACACGTCTACAGTTTCGAAGATGCCCGGTGTCGTGGCCGTCTATACGCACGAGAACATCGGTCCGCTGTACCGAATTGCGCCCGGAGCTGGCACGCTAAATGAGAAGCGGCCTCCCCTTGAAGACAACACCGTTTACTACTACGGCCAGTATGTAGCCGTGGTGGTTGCGCAAACGTTGGAGCAGGCGCGCGCTGCCGCTGAAGCCACGAAGGTGACGTACAAAAAAACGCCACATGACATCAGCGAAACCCTCATCGGCACCAAGCTGAGTACACCTGAAAAGCGTACGGTGTCCAAACGTGGTGATACGGCCGCGGCCTTTGCCGCAGCCCCTGTGAAGCACGACGCTGTGTACAGGCTCGCGGGTGAGACGCACAATCCCATCGAGCTGCACGCTTCGCTCGCGGTCTACAAAGATGGTAAGTTCACGCTCTACGAGACCACGCAGGGTGTGATGAACCATCGCAGCGTGATGGCGTCGATGCTGGGCGTACCGAAAGAAAATGTCCAGGTCATCACGCGCTTCCTCGGTTCTGGATTCGGGGGCAAAGGCTGGCCCTGGCCGCAGGCGTTCCTGGCCGCAGCTTGTGCTCGCAACCTCGGTCGACCGGTGAAGCTCGTTGTTAGCCGCTCCATGATGTTTCAGAGCGTCGGGCATCGTCCAGTTGTCGAGCAGCACATTCAGCTCGCTGCCAGTACAGATGGCAAGCTGACCGTCGTTGGCCAGGACTGGGTGAACCATACCTCCATGACCGACGAATACAACGAGAACTGCGGCGAAGCCACGTCCTTCATGTACTCGTGCCCGAACGTACTCGTCACCGGTGCCCAGGCGCGCCGCAACGTCGGTACACCCGGACCGATGCGCGGTCCCGGCGCGGTTCCCGGTATCTACGGCATCGAATCGGCCATGGACGAGCTGGCGATCAAGCTGAAGATGGATCCGGTTGCATTGCGGTTGTTGAACGAGCCATCCATCGATGAAGAGAGCAAAAGGCCCTTCTCCTCGCGGCACCTGAAGGAATGTCTTACGGTCGGCGCAGAGAAGTTCGGCTGGGCGAAGCGAAATCCTGCGATCGGCTCCATGAAGAACGCGGACGGCACGATCATCGGATGGGGCATGGCTGCCGCAAGCTGGATCGCGGTCCGCTTCGAGACCGAGGCGAGTGTGCAGCTTCGTCGTGACGGAACTGCTCGCGTTGTCTGCGGAACGCAAGACATCGGCACTGGTACTTACACCGTCATCGCGCAGCTCGTTTCTCACGAGACCAGCCTCCCACTCGACAAGATCGAGGTAGTGATCGGTGATTCTTCCCTTCCACCCGGTCCTCTCAGCGGCGGTTCGGCCGTTACCGCGTCCGTTGTGCCGGCCGTCTTACAAGCAGCGCAAAATGCAGTGCGCGCGCTGCTTTCTGTCGCTCCGTCGCTCCCCAACTCGCCCTTCAAAGGAAAGCAAGCCGCGGAACTGGAAATGCATGACGGTACCGTTCGCATCAAGGGCCAGGCGGGTACCTCTCTCTCTACGGGACAGATCGTGCAAAACGCACGGTTGGAATCTGTCAATGGAGACGGCAAGTCAGGGCCGAGCTTCGGCCCCGGCTTTCAGGATGCCTCTTTCCATAGCTTCGGTGCACAGTTTGTTGAGGTCACCTGGCGTCCCGAGATCGCTCAGTTGCGCGTAAGCCGGGTCGTCTCTGTCATGGACGTCGGCAAGATCATGAATCCCACTACGGCGCGGAATCAAGTCGAAGGTGCCATCGTCATGGGCGTCGGCATGGCGCTGCTGGAAGGCAACGAGTACGATCAGCGGTCCGGCGCTCCCATTAATTCAAACCTTGCCGATTACATCGTTCCGGTGAATGCAGACTGCCCCAAGATTGACGTCACCTTCGTGGAGTACCCCGACTACAAGCTCAACCCTGCGGGAGCGCGCGGCGTGGGAGAGATTGGTCTCGCAGGGGTCGCACCGGCTATCGCAAGCGCCATCCACCACGCCACCGGCACTCGCGTGCGTCATCTTCCCATTCGCATTGAGGATCTACTGACTACGGCCTAA
- a CDS encoding redoxin family protein — translation MCRIFLRVFLALLLLSGTRALPGSDAWGQLPAGPLPIGSPLPDFQLTGTDGAVHKPSEWKSSRILVVAFLCNHCTESQVYEARLNRLAQSYGSKGVSVVAIQSSNPKAVTEKDLAWSDVSESLDDMKERATFRKFQFPYLYDGDTSSTAHAFGATVAPSVFIFDGERKLRYAGQIDSDPAEGKATVHSAMDAVEALVANKPVAFATTTAAGCKLLFRPAAGQPSTDAQPVSVTLATTETLSALRKNPTGKLLLVNFYATWCGPCVTEFPDLMATNRMYRDRPFAFTTVSSNVPDEKNEVLAFLQKMHASTSNLLYGSDDTYAMQEAFDPNVGSAVPVTVLLSPRGDVLFHEQGEIDLMEIRRAILAHLPDDAEHAGSQKYWASK, via the coding sequence ATGTGCAGAATTTTTCTAAGGGTGTTCCTCGCACTCCTTTTACTCTCCGGGACTCGCGCCCTCCCCGGTTCTGACGCTTGGGGTCAACTACCTGCGGGACCGCTTCCGATCGGTAGTCCACTTCCGGATTTCCAGCTAACCGGAACGGACGGCGCGGTCCACAAGCCCAGTGAGTGGAAGTCGAGCCGGATACTGGTCGTCGCCTTCTTATGCAACCACTGCACGGAATCGCAGGTGTACGAGGCCCGACTGAACCGGCTGGCTCAGAGCTACGGCAGCAAGGGCGTCTCGGTGGTCGCGATTCAATCCTCGAATCCGAAGGCCGTCACCGAGAAGGACCTGGCCTGGTCCGATGTCAGCGAGAGCCTCGACGACATGAAGGAGAGAGCCACCTTCCGAAAGTTTCAGTTCCCTTACCTGTACGACGGCGACACGAGCAGCACCGCCCACGCGTTCGGCGCTACGGTCGCCCCTTCGGTCTTCATCTTTGATGGGGAACGGAAGCTGCGGTACGCGGGTCAGATCGACAGCGATCCGGCCGAGGGAAAGGCGACGGTGCACAGTGCAATGGACGCAGTGGAGGCGCTGGTGGCGAACAAGCCAGTCGCTTTCGCGACGACCACCGCTGCGGGCTGCAAATTGCTGTTTCGACCGGCAGCCGGGCAGCCGTCGACTGACGCCCAGCCGGTGAGTGTCACGCTGGCGACGACGGAGACATTGTCTGCACTCCGCAAGAATCCCACCGGCAAGCTGCTGTTGGTGAACTTCTACGCCACCTGGTGTGGTCCTTGCGTCACGGAGTTTCCTGACCTTATGGCGACCAATCGCATGTACCGGGATCGGCCGTTCGCCTTCACGACAGTCTCTTCCAACGTTCCGGATGAAAAGAACGAGGTGCTCGCTTTCCTGCAGAAGATGCACGCCAGTACCAGCAACCTGCTTTACGGCTCAGACGATACCTACGCCATGCAGGAAGCCTTTGATCCGAACGTGGGTTCGGCCGTTCCCGTGACGGTGCTGCTGTCTCCCCGAGGCGACGTTCTCTTTCACGAACAGGGTGAGATCGATTTGATGGAGATTCGCAGGGCGATTCTTGCCCATCTTCCGGATGACGCCGAACACGCCGGATCGCAAAAGTACTGGGCAAGCAAATAG
- a CDS encoding redoxin domain-containing protein, whose translation MRSSSVFLLATLAVTFLSAPAQDTPPAQKVIGVSELIPMGGNAEHPLLPIGSTAPDFALKGTDDKVHTLAEFKDAKVLVVMFESIHCPVSENYEGRMRGLYDSYRNKGVAFVAINPNNPKAVRLDELGYTDLTDSPADMKIRVHDRQIPWPYLYDGETQAIAQKFGAVATPHVFIFDADRKLRYEGRIDDNQNEKLVKVHDAHDAIEALLAGGTVATPHRPAFGCSTKWLSKSGDVEKEMERIKAEPVALNAASAADLAALRANAGNKVTVIHFWSTGTPNGAKDFAELETTFRMYRGRSYDFVTVDTDAAANTPKATEFLNSQHASSRNLQLSSADMKTVQAAFGDTWRPNEEFTAVLAPGGKLVYAHKGPIDILDVRHAVLTNFTDNPHFPGQSEYWATKAR comes from the coding sequence ATGCGTAGTTCGTCCGTTTTCCTGCTGGCCACACTCGCCGTTACGTTCCTATCCGCACCCGCACAAGACACACCTCCTGCACAAAAAGTCATCGGCGTCTCCGAACTCATTCCGATGGGAGGCAATGCCGAACATCCTCTGCTTCCCATCGGTTCCACTGCGCCAGACTTCGCTTTGAAGGGGACGGACGACAAGGTCCATACGCTTGCAGAGTTCAAAGATGCAAAAGTGCTCGTGGTCATGTTCGAGTCGATTCACTGCCCGGTGTCCGAGAACTACGAAGGGCGCATGCGTGGGCTGTACGACAGCTATCGCAACAAGGGTGTTGCATTTGTGGCGATCAATCCCAACAACCCGAAGGCCGTTCGGCTGGATGAACTGGGCTACACAGACCTGACCGACTCACCGGCCGACATGAAGATCCGCGTGCACGACCGCCAAATCCCTTGGCCCTACCTGTACGACGGAGAGACACAGGCCATTGCGCAAAAGTTCGGTGCCGTCGCAACACCGCATGTCTTCATCTTCGATGCGGACCGCAAGCTGCGCTACGAAGGCCGCATCGACGACAACCAGAACGAAAAGCTGGTGAAAGTGCATGATGCACACGACGCCATTGAAGCGCTCTTAGCAGGTGGGACCGTCGCGACGCCGCATCGTCCCGCGTTCGGGTGCTCCACCAAATGGCTGTCGAAGTCTGGCGATGTCGAGAAGGAGATGGAACGCATCAAGGCGGAGCCAGTCGCCTTGAACGCTGCCTCTGCTGCGGATCTGGCCGCCCTTCGCGCAAACGCCGGCAACAAGGTGACGGTCATCCACTTCTGGAGTACCGGCACACCGAACGGCGCCAAAGACTTCGCGGAGCTGGAGACGACCTTCCGCATGTACCGCGGCCGTTCCTATGACTTTGTAACGGTGGATACCGATGCTGCGGCAAACACGCCCAAGGCAACGGAGTTCCTCAACAGTCAGCACGCCTCCAGTCGCAACCTGCAGCTTTCATCTGCAGACATGAAGACGGTACAGGCGGCCTTTGGCGACACCTGGCGACCGAATGAGGAGTTCACTGCAGTACTGGCGCCAGGTGGCAAGCTGGTCTACGCACACAAGGGTCCCATCGACATACTCGATGTTCGCCACGCCGTACTGACGAATTTCACAGACAATCCGCACTTCCCTGGACAGTCCGAATACTGGGCAACAAAGGCGCGCTAA
- a CDS encoding protein-disulfide reductase DsbD N-terminal domain-containing protein, with protein MSKIVSAITASLLFCSAAAMSGQRPSEIVKWDASVAHSSAYSASVALHATIQDGWHVYALSQPPGGPTPLKISIPAGAPYALQSPVAEGKVTKHEDANFKMETLYYLNAVSFTLAVKKDGAATPETIPVDVRFQACSDRLCLPPYTAHLTAESKRK; from the coding sequence ATGTCGAAAATAGTTTCAGCAATTACAGCATCGCTCCTGTTCTGCAGCGCGGCGGCCATGTCCGGCCAGCGGCCCTCAGAGATCGTGAAGTGGGACGCATCCGTCGCCCACTCCTCCGCATACTCCGCTTCGGTTGCACTACATGCGACCATCCAGGACGGCTGGCATGTTTACGCACTCTCGCAGCCGCCCGGCGGCCCCACGCCGTTAAAGATCAGCATTCCTGCTGGCGCGCCCTACGCACTACAGTCGCCCGTTGCTGAAGGCAAGGTGACAAAACACGAGGATGCCAACTTCAAAATGGAGACGCTGTATTACCTGAACGCCGTAAGCTTCACGCTCGCCGTGAAGAAGGACGGTGCAGCGACACCCGAGACCATACCGGTTGACGTTCGCTTCCAGGCCTGCAGTGACCGCCTTTGCCTGCCGCCTTATACCGCTCATCTGACCGCTGAATCCAAAAGGAAATAA
- a CDS encoding protein-disulfide reductase DsbD family protein: MPTGSILHYFWLSLGMGALSLLTPCVFPMVPITVSFFANHSSKTRAGALRMAALYGLGIMFTFVALGMSLAILFGASGINKLASNPWVNLLITAIFLGFALSLLGVFFMQLPTGLMNKLNSASSSKQQGSIVGTMLMGLTFSLTSFTCTAPFVGTLLVLAAQGNWRWPLVGMLGFSFVFALPFFLLALLPQLMTQMPRAGGWMNSVKVVMGFLEIAAAMKFLSNADLVWHWNIFTRTTVLCIWTGCLLLVVAYLLGWFRLDHDSPVDAVSGPRVVFALLFLAGAIWLSNGLAGHKLGDIDAFLPPADSDNSAQLQTATVSAEAPWIMNDLKGGLAQAKQEGKPVFVDFTGYTCTNCRWMESNIFSKPAIEKDMNRFVKVRLYTDGDGDIYSKQQDYEDKQFGTVALPLYALLDADGKTIDTSAGVTRDPNAFAAFLAKAK; encoded by the coding sequence ATGCCTACCGGATCGATCCTGCATTACTTCTGGCTCTCACTGGGCATGGGTGCGCTGTCCCTTCTGACGCCGTGCGTGTTTCCCATGGTCCCAATCACGGTCTCCTTCTTTGCGAATCACTCCTCCAAGACGCGCGCGGGCGCGCTCAGAATGGCCGCCCTGTATGGCCTCGGGATCATGTTCACGTTTGTCGCGCTGGGCATGTCGCTGGCGATTCTCTTCGGCGCGTCCGGCATCAACAAACTAGCGTCCAACCCATGGGTGAACCTGCTGATCACTGCGATCTTCCTGGGCTTCGCGCTCAGTCTGTTGGGCGTCTTCTTCATGCAATTGCCCACGGGCCTGATGAACAAGCTGAACTCCGCTTCCTCATCGAAGCAGCAAGGCAGCATCGTGGGCACCATGCTGATGGGGCTCACATTCTCGCTCACGTCCTTCACCTGCACAGCGCCGTTTGTGGGTACGTTACTCGTGCTTGCAGCGCAGGGTAACTGGCGCTGGCCACTCGTCGGCATGCTTGGTTTTTCGTTCGTCTTCGCATTACCTTTCTTCCTGCTCGCGCTGCTGCCACAACTTATGACGCAGATGCCGCGTGCTGGTGGATGGATGAATTCCGTGAAGGTCGTCATGGGGTTCTTGGAGATCGCGGCCGCGATGAAGTTCCTGTCAAACGCGGACCTTGTATGGCACTGGAACATCTTCACGCGCACCACGGTTCTCTGCATCTGGACAGGATGCCTGCTGCTGGTGGTCGCCTACCTTCTCGGCTGGTTTCGACTCGATCATGATTCGCCGGTCGACGCCGTATCCGGTCCTCGTGTTGTCTTTGCTCTGCTGTTTCTCGCAGGTGCGATCTGGCTGAGCAATGGACTAGCCGGTCATAAGCTGGGCGACATCGATGCGTTCCTGCCGCCGGCGGACTCGGACAACTCGGCACAGCTCCAGACAGCAACCGTAAGCGCGGAAGCACCATGGATCATGAACGATCTCAAGGGCGGCCTCGCGCAGGCAAAGCAGGAGGGCAAGCCAGTATTCGTCGACTTTACAGGCTATACCTGCACCAACTGCAGGTGGATGGAATCGAATATCTTCTCCAAGCCGGCAATCGAGAAGGACATGAATCGCTTCGTCAAGGTGCGCTTGTACACCGACGGTGACGGCGACATATACAGCAAGCAACAAGACTACGAAGACAAGCAATTCGGCACCGTCGCGCTGCCGCTCTACGCCCTGCTTGATGCGGATGGAAAAACGATTGACACGTCGGCAGGTGTGACGCGGGATCCAAACGCTTTTGCCGCCTTCCTCGCAAAGGCGAAGTAA
- the trxB gene encoding thioredoxin-disulfide reductase yields the protein MHDSPEVRDVLILGSGCSGLTAAIYAARANLKPLVLEGHEPGGQLSITTLVENFPGWPEGVQGPELVDNMKKQAVRFGAELRMAHLTSVDLLRFPFEVQVGKDIIHTRSIIIASGASARWLGLPSEQALIGFGVSSCATCDGFFTAGKEIAVIGGGDSAMEEALFLTRFASKVTLINRSEAFRASRIMLERAIEHPQIHFLHNTVVEEVLGVEERDVRGLMLHNRKTGERSHLPVQFMFLGIGHEPNASMFKGQIDLDDDGYVKTEHNVFTTRQGVQLHGVYACGDVQDRRYRQAITAAGTGCMAALEVEKYLEELGK from the coding sequence ATGCACGATTCACCTGAAGTACGTGACGTCCTGATCCTGGGATCAGGCTGCTCCGGCCTCACTGCAGCAATCTACGCCGCCCGCGCCAACTTGAAGCCACTTGTACTTGAAGGACATGAGCCGGGCGGGCAGCTTTCCATCACCACGCTGGTCGAGAACTTCCCGGGCTGGCCCGAGGGCGTGCAAGGGCCTGAGCTCGTCGACAACATGAAGAAGCAGGCCGTTCGGTTTGGCGCGGAGTTACGTATGGCCCACCTCACCTCGGTGGACCTGTTGCGATTCCCCTTTGAGGTACAGGTCGGAAAAGACATCATCCATACACGCTCGATCATCATCGCCTCGGGAGCGTCAGCGCGATGGCTAGGCCTGCCCTCTGAACAAGCGCTCATTGGCTTCGGTGTCAGCTCCTGTGCGACATGCGACGGCTTCTTCACAGCGGGAAAAGAGATCGCCGTCATTGGTGGTGGCGACTCCGCGATGGAAGAGGCTCTCTTTCTAACCCGCTTCGCCAGCAAGGTGACGCTGATCAATCGGAGCGAAGCCTTTCGGGCTTCGCGCATCATGCTGGAGCGGGCGATCGAACATCCTCAAATTCACTTCCTGCACAACACGGTCGTGGAAGAAGTACTTGGTGTTGAAGAACGGGACGTTCGGGGTCTGATGCTTCACAACCGGAAGACCGGCGAACGCTCTCATCTACCGGTTCAGTTCATGTTCCTGGGCATCGGACACGAGCCGAACGCAAGCATGTTCAAGGGCCAGATCGATCTGGACGATGACGGGTACGTCAAGACGGAGCACAACGTCTTCACCACCCGCCAGGGTGTGCAGCTTCATGGTGTATATGCGTGCGGCGATGTGCAGGACCGTCGCTACCGACAGGCCATCACCGCCGCTGGCACCGGTTGCATGGCGGCATTGGAAGTGGAGAAATACCTCGAAGAGTTAGGCAAGTAA
- a CDS encoding sugar phosphate isomerase/epimerase family protein, which yields MAFTRRTFSRALISSLPLASAGVFRPGLLSAFAPAASSNYKGIRIGTISYSFKELKRVVGQAQWQEVLQDCQACGLSNLEIEIAKVEPVRTLLSGPRPAAGPEPPPAIGTAYGSACVAPPRTPQVPAAPLSAEQQAALASAREEVRQFRLHPPANYYVDIRKQAAAMGIAINAYTCGWGTDYTEEEIDAVFRAAKELGASAINSSTTLEMAQRLVPFSNKHKFPVAFHEHLFGLFSNADDYESTLALSPYFRVNFDIGHFTASCGDAVAFIRRYHAKLPSIHIKDYKSSNGGSQPWGQGNSPINAVLKTLKEHKYGGVVTIEYDYPVPSGSTSLVEVQRCVQYLKTAIDDANA from the coding sequence ATGGCTTTCACGAGACGTACCTTCTCAAGGGCTCTGATTTCGAGCCTTCCACTTGCATCCGCAGGCGTCTTCCGTCCCGGCCTGCTTTCTGCTTTCGCTCCGGCGGCCAGCTCAAACTACAAAGGCATCCGCATCGGGACGATCTCCTACAGCTTCAAAGAACTCAAGCGGGTCGTGGGACAGGCGCAGTGGCAGGAGGTGCTGCAGGATTGCCAGGCGTGCGGCTTGTCCAACCTTGAAATCGAGATCGCTAAAGTGGAGCCCGTCCGTACACTCCTCAGCGGCCCGCGACCGGCAGCTGGACCAGAACCACCACCTGCGATCGGCACGGCGTATGGGTCGGCATGCGTCGCTCCTCCGAGGACACCGCAGGTGCCTGCTGCGCCTCTCAGCGCCGAGCAGCAGGCTGCACTTGCGAGCGCGCGCGAGGAGGTCCGTCAGTTTCGTCTGCATCCCCCGGCAAACTACTATGTCGACATCCGCAAACAGGCAGCTGCCATGGGCATTGCAATCAACGCGTACACCTGCGGCTGGGGAACGGACTACACGGAGGAAGAGATCGATGCGGTCTTCCGGGCAGCGAAGGAGCTGGGCGCAAGTGCAATCAATTCCTCCACCACCCTGGAGATGGCGCAGCGTCTTGTACCGTTTTCAAACAAGCACAAGTTCCCCGTCGCCTTCCATGAGCATCTCTTTGGTCTGTTCAGCAATGCGGACGATTACGAGAGTACACTCGCGCTCTCGCCATACTTCCGCGTGAACTTTGACATCGGGCACTTCACCGCATCATGCGGCGATGCAGTCGCCTTCATTCGTCGCTACCATGCGAAGCTGCCAAGCATTCACATCAAGGACTACAAGTCATCCAATGGCGGTAGCCAACCCTGGGGCCAGGGCAATTCCCCCATCAACGCTGTCCTGAAGACACTCAAGGAACACAAATACGGGGGTGTCGTCACGATCGAATATGACTACCCCGTTCCGTCGGGCTCCACATCGTTAGTCGAAGTGCAGAGGTGCGTTCAATATCTGAAGACGGCTATCGATGATGCCAATGCATAG
- a CDS encoding sulfatase family protein, with amino-acid sequence MSDHSFHELSRRSFLSNSALAAGGLLTGIAANAAEKKSRPNILFIMTDDHAAQAMSCYGSKVNQTPNLDRIAKEGMRMDHVFATNAICTPSRASILTGKYSHLNGVPVFNRFDGSQPTVAKYLQSAGYYTAMIGKWHLGSDPTGFDTWNILPGQGVYNDPIFYDKDGSTQIKGYCTDIIADLTIEALKSRPQDKPFFMMSHHKAPHREWAPDEKHRKQFENLHIPEPETLRDDYVGRTDALREQKQSVFRDLTRADLKIAPPAGLSAEERRQWNATKPMEVEIEVDGVKKTLVGKELEDWKYQRYMRDYLACVQSVDDNVGRVLDWLDANGLRENTIVIYTSDQGFFLGEHGLFDKRFMYEESLRMPFVVRWPRVIKPGSVSEAIGINCDFAPTFLDAAGRPTPADMQGRSFLPVWAGHTPKNWRHAMYYRYYHDPGDHNTRAHYGVRTETHKLIYFWKKDQWECYDVVHDPLEMHNIYNDPNSQPLVAKLKQELYRLKKELKDDDQFAETQPADSSYVQPPPRKR; translated from the coding sequence ATGTCCGATCATTCATTCCATGAGCTTTCCAGGCGAAGCTTCCTCAGCAATTCAGCTCTGGCAGCCGGAGGACTTCTCACTGGCATCGCGGCCAATGCCGCCGAGAAAAAATCGCGCCCGAACATTCTGTTCATCATGACGGATGATCACGCGGCGCAGGCGATGAGCTGTTACGGCAGCAAGGTGAATCAAACACCCAATCTGGACCGGATCGCGAAGGAAGGCATGCGCATGGATCATGTCTTTGCCACCAACGCGATCTGCACTCCGAGCCGCGCCTCGATTCTCACAGGCAAATACAGTCATCTGAACGGCGTGCCGGTTTTTAATCGCTTTGACGGCTCGCAGCCCACCGTTGCGAAGTACCTGCAAAGCGCCGGCTACTATACCGCGATGATTGGTAAGTGGCACCTGGGCAGCGACCCTACTGGATTTGACACCTGGAACATCCTGCCGGGACAAGGTGTTTACAACGATCCAATCTTCTACGACAAAGACGGCTCCACGCAGATTAAGGGATACTGCACGGACATCATCGCGGACTTGACGATTGAAGCATTGAAGAGTCGTCCACAAGACAAGCCATTCTTCATGATGTCGCACCACAAGGCCCCTCATCGCGAATGGGCGCCTGATGAGAAGCACAGGAAGCAGTTCGAAAACCTTCACATCCCCGAGCCAGAAACGCTGCGTGATGACTACGTGGGCCGTACCGACGCTCTGCGTGAGCAGAAGCAGTCTGTCTTCCGGGACCTGACGCGTGCCGATCTCAAGATCGCTCCGCCTGCTGGCCTTTCAGCGGAAGAACGACGCCAGTGGAATGCGACGAAGCCGATGGAAGTCGAGATCGAAGTCGACGGCGTGAAGAAGACCCTGGTCGGCAAAGAGCTCGAAGATTGGAAGTACCAGCGATACATGCGCGATTATCTCGCCTGCGTACAAAGCGTCGACGATAACGTTGGCCGCGTTCTGGACTGGCTTGACGCCAATGGACTGCGCGAAAATACCATCGTGATCTACACCAGCGATCAGGGTTTCTTTCTGGGCGAGCATGGGCTGTTCGACAAGCGCTTCATGTACGAGGAGTCGCTTAGGATGCCGTTCGTGGTCCGCTGGCCGAGAGTGATCAAACCGGGCTCTGTCTCAGAAGCGATCGGTATCAATTGTGACTTCGCGCCGACGTTTCTCGATGCGGCTGGCCGCCCAACGCCCGCCGATATGCAGGGCCGCAGTTTCCTCCCGGTCTGGGCAGGCCACACTCCAAAGAATTGGCGTCATGCAATGTATTACCGTTACTACCACGATCCGGGCGACCACAACACACGCGCTCACTACGGCGTACGCACAGAGACACACAAGCTGATCTACTTCTGGAAAAAGGATCAGTGGGAGTGCTACGACGTCGTTCACGATCCTCTCGAGATGCATAACATCTACAACGATCCCAATTCGCAACCTTTAGTCGCGAAGCTGAAGCAAGAGCTGTATCGCCTGAAGAAGGAACTGAAGGACGACGACCAGTTTGCCGAGACACAGCCAGCGGACTCGTCTTACGTGCAGCCACCGCCTAGAAAACGCTAG